One region of Vespa crabro chromosome 15, iyVesCrab1.2, whole genome shotgun sequence genomic DNA includes:
- the LOC124429597 gene encoding bone morphogenetic protein 1 isoform X4, whose translation MASVLWHISGNSYASPAFVLLLLLLCPHNTTAREVIEAPLPQQDHIPSLPPPPGRLTTAKTPKCDQKFISTPDGPQNGTFYAPTLINLEGESRQCVYTFLAGPRQRVELIFTTFGLRGTPPAGSAVGELPACSHEYMDIYSEIRSENTTKLIETPFGGRFCGPIPPRKRVSLYQGIALSFYTDKNITLPSLFSGKYTFINASEFEVGTPVPSAPCSFTVNSDAKRTGNILSPTYPGTYPKDLACSYQFIGKTSQRIRLEFRDFDLFFGGPHCPLDYVKVYDGLDNSSAVIGTYCGQQRNLVLYSSESSLFVLFVTLQRTANTQNRGFKGIFEFSESFVKLDFIISYNGEHIRGSECDQKILSKKKSSGFVVSPNFPFPYMPKVVCRYFIYGMQDSQHLERVRLEFVSFEIPKSEAKGDSACTDGYLKLYLKGQEATDSYDKFDYELCGMKSNPENVVSDGPRLVMVFSSGEFQGKGFKARYTFETEYKIPGTAEPDGTCTFKYRSSSRKRGDFNSPRYPSNYPSDTNCTYFFYSTPNEQVTLIFDHFKVRTKNLNVTSGHYGFELCQDDWLEIYIMYRDNTEKLIGRYCGMTAPGPVESTLGALGLKVILHSDSELVYSGFKARYTFEVAKPIFGDCGSNISSLNYGVITSPNFPNKYDGPSKNFASKTCNWFIRVRPNQQILLNFDKFSVEGDQTARGCPAAVLRMWYSSSSTPLELCGVKNGDSKWSFLSEDNNMRLSFISADKAVGQHGFRAIWTEINKNSNCPNQFLCSKNKYCIAETLRCNNIKNCGPDDSSDEENCERVVGLSG comes from the exons ATGGCTTCAGTACTTTGGCATATCTCTGGAAATAGTTATGCTTCTCCTGCCTTTGTCTTGCTCTTATTGTTACTCTGCCCACACAATACTACAg CCCGTGAGGTAATTGAGGCTCCACTGCCACAGCAAGACCACATTCCATCACTGCCACCACCACCGGGACGTCTCACCACTGCCAAAACACCAA aGTGCGATCAAAAATTTATAAGCACTCCTGATGGGCCCCAAAATGGAACTTTCTATGCACCTACACTGATAAATCTAGAAGGAGAATCTCGGCAGTGCGTTTACACGTTTTTAGCAGGACCACGTCAACGCGTGGAACTTATTTTTACTACATTTGGTCTTCGAGGCACACCACCAGC TGGATCTGCTGTTGGAGAATTACCTGC ttGTAGCCATGAATACATGGATATATATTCGGAAATTCGTTCAGAAAACACTACCAAGTTAATAGAAACACCATTTGGAGGTCGTTTTTGTGGCCCTATTCCTCCTCGAAAACGTGTTTCTCTTTATCAAGGCATTGCTCTCAGTTTTTATActgacaaaaatataacgttacCTAGCTTATTCAGTGGgaaatatacttttatcaATGCAT ctGAATTCGAAGTTGGAACACCAGTACCAAGTGCACCATGTTCTTTCACAGTAAATTCAGATGCTAAACGTACTGGAAACATATTATCTCCCACTTATCCAGGAACTTATCCAAAAGATCTTGCATGTAGTTATCAATTCATTGGAAAAACAAGTCAAAGAATACGCTTGGAGTTTCGAGATTTTGACTTATTCTTTGGTGGACCGCA TTGCCCTTTGGATTACGTAAAAGTATATGATGGACTCGACAATTCATCTGCTGTTATTGGAACATATTGTGGGCAACAACGAAATTTGGTATTATATTCATCAGAATCCAgtctatttgtattatttgttaCTCTTCAGCGTACAGCGAATACACAAAATCGCGGTTTCAAAggaatttttgaattttcagaaagttttgttaaattag ACTTTATAATCAGTTATAATGGTGAACATATACGAGGATCGGAATGTGATCAGAAGattttaagtaaaaaaaaatcttctggATTTGTGGTTAGTCCTAATTTCCCGTTTCCTTATATGCCAAAAGTTGTatgtcgttattttatttatggaaTGCAAGATTCACAACATCTTGAACGTGTTCGCTTGGAATTTGTATCATTTGAAATTCCAAAAAGTGAGGCTAAAGGAGa TTCAGCATGTACTGATGGTTACTTAAAACTATATTTGAAAGGTCAAGAAGCAACAGATTCTTATGATAAATTTGATTATGAATTATGTGGTATGAAAAGTAATCCAGAAAATGTAGTTAGCGATGGCCCAAGACTTGTTATGGTATTCAGTAGTGGAGAATTTCAAGGGAAAGGTTTTAAAGCACg gtATACATTTgagacagaatataaaatacctGGAACAGCAGAACCAGATGGTACTTGTACATTTAAATACAGAAGTTCCTCTCGAAAAAGGGGAGATTTTAATTCCCCGCGATATCCTAGTAATTATCCAAGTGATACAAATTgtacttatttcttttattcaacgCCAAATGAACAAGTGACATTGATCTTTGACCATTTTAAAGTTAGAACCAAAAATCTGAATGTAACGTCCGGTCACTATGg GTTTGAATTATGTCAAGATGACTggttagaaatttatattatgtatcgCGATAATACAGAAAAATTAATAGGCAGGTATTGCGGTATGACTGCTCCAGGACCAGTAGAATCAACTCTTGGTGCTCTTGgtttaaaagtaattttacATTCAGATTCCGAACTTGTTTATAGCGGATTTAAAGCGCGTTATACTTTTGAGGTAGCAAAACCAATTTTTGGAG attgtGGATCAAATATTAGCAGTCTGAATTATGGAGTAATAACTAGTCCTAACTTTCCAAATAAATATGATGGGCCGTCGAAAAATTTTGCCAGTAAAACATGTAATTGGTTCATAAGAGTACGACCGAATcaacaaatattattgaattttgataaattttctgTAGAAGGTGATCAAACTG CACGAGGTTGTCCTGCAGCAGTACTACGTATGTGGTATTCTAGTTCGTCCACCCCACTTGAGCTTTGTGGTGTTAAAAATGGTGATTCCAAGTGGAGCTTTTTAtcagaagataataatatgcgTCTTAG TTTCATATCAGCAGATAAAGCAGTTGGACAACATGGTTTCAGAGCAATATGgacagagataaataaaaatagtaattgtcCAAATCAATTTCTTTGCAGCAAAAATAAGTATTGTATTGCAGAAACCTTGagatgtaataatatcaaaaattgtGGGCCGGACGATTCATCGGACGAAGAGAACT GTGAGAGAGTGGTAGGATTGAGCGGATGA